The Streptomyces sp. NBC_00775 genome includes the window AGTCGTCGTGGATGAACGCGGTATGGATCACACCGTCCGCCGCGGCCGCTCCGGCGCGCAGGCTGTCCAGGTCGTCGAGGGCGCCGCGGTGCACCCCGGCCCCGGCGGCCTCCAGCGACGCGGCGGCCTTCTCCGAGCGGGCGAGGCCGACGACCTGATGCCCCGCGCCCAGCAGCTCGCGGACGACGGCGCTGCCGATGAATCCGGTCGCCCCGGTGACGAACACACGCATGGTGCACTCCTTATGACACAACGTTGAGGCCGGCCCGATGCGCCACTCAGGTGGTGCCGGGCCGGTGCTTCCACGGTGCGACCGCAGGGAGTTCCACGTCCAAGACTTGTTCCGCATCAGTCCATACGCTTCAGGCATCGCCACAGGTCAAGGTGTCAGTCTGGTGTCAACTGGCGCGCACGAGGGGTTACGCTCGCAGCATGTCCGACTCTCCGCCGCCTCCGGTGGACCTCGATCTGCGCCTGGTGAGGTACTTCACCGTCGTCGCCGAGCACCGGCACTTCGGCCGCGCCGCTGCCGCCCTGCACATCGCCCAGCCGTCCCTGAGCCGGCAGATCCGCCGCCTCGAACAGCAACTGGGCGCCCGCCTGCTGGACCGCACCCCGCAGGGCAGCCGGCTCACCGAGGCCGGCGAGGTCTTCCTGCCGCACGCCAAGGCGTTGCTGCGGTCGGCCGCCCAGGCCTCGGCGCGCACCCGGGCCGCCGCCCAGCCCAGCCGCATCACCATCGGCTACACCGCGAACCTCATCGTCACCCCGGCGGTGCGTGAGCTGCGCCGCCGGCACCCGGACGCCGACGTACACACCCTGCATCTGCCCTGGAACGAACAGCGCGCGGCTCTGCTCGATCACCGCGTGGACGCGACGGTGACCCGGCTGCCGTTCCCGACCGGCCAGCTGCACGTGACGGTCCTCTACGACGAGCCGCGGGCGCTCCTCGTCCCTCGCGGCCATCGGCTGGCCGGCAAGGGGTCCGTCACCCTCGACGACATCGCCGACGAACCCCTGCCCCGGGTGTCCGACGCGGCCTTCGACGCCTTCTGGCGCGTCGATCCACGACCCGACGGGAGCCGGGCACCCGACGGCCCCTTCGTGGCGGCCTTCGAGGACAAACTCGAGGCCATCGCCACCGGGGAGGCCGTGGCCATCGTCCCGGCCGATCCGCGCGTCGACAGTCTCCGCCCCGATCTCACCACGGTCCCCCTGTACGGCGTCGAGCCGAGCCACGTCGTGCTGGCGACCCGCGCCGGCGACCCTGGCCGCCTGGTGGCGGCCTTCCGCAAGTACGCCCAGGCCCACCTCACCGGTCCCGGTCCCGGCCCCGCCGCACCGGACGGCCTCGGCTAGGGCTCGCTCGGCTGTACGTCCAGGGCGACCAGGAACCGGGAGACCATGTTGTACGCGGCGACGGTGGCGGTCAGTTCGACCAGCTCCATGTCGCTGAAGTCGGCCCGCAGGGCGTCGAAGAGCCCCTCCGGGACATGGACGTCGCGGGTCATCGCGTCGGTGTAGGCGATGACCCGCCGGTGGCGTGCGTCGAGTTCCGGGTGCTCGGCGGCGTTCTCGGCGCGCACCGCCGCGAGTTGGGTGTCGTCGAGGCCGGCGCGGCGGGCCTCGGGCTCGTGTGCCGTCCACTCGTACGCGGCCCGGTTGAGGACGGCGATCCGCAGGATCACGAGTTCGCGGATGTCGGCGGACAGGGCGATACGCTGCCGGACCGCGCCGAGCAGGCTGTTCCACCCGTCGGCCAGTTGGGGGCTGTGCAGCAGCATGCGGTCGAGCGGGCGCAGGGTCCCGCCCCGCCGCTCGCGGATGCGTTCGGCGATCTCGCCGGTGCCGTCGGTCTCCGGCAGTCGTGCCACGTAGCACTCCTTTCACAGAGGGCGAGCTGTGCGCGCCAAGAGATTCATCGCCTCCAGGCGGTCGAAGACCCCCGCCTCCACGGTGTCGCCGAAGAACATCACTTCGGGGCCGGTGAAGACCGGCCACGCGGGCAGCGCGCCCCCGTTCGGGTCCCCCGTCCGCACGAACCGCGCCCACGCGTCGGCCATCGTGCGCGCCAGCTCGCGGTCCAGCTCGCTCCAGGGCCAGGGGCGCTGGTCCAAGTTGTCGAGTACGTAGGGCAGTTCGGCGGTGTGGTGCACGCCGTATCCCGGCAGACCGTCGGGTGGGGCGGCCAGGTCGAGTCCGGCGGGCAGCGGAGGTGTCCGGGTGAAGCGGTACATCCACGTCCGGGCGCTCGCCCGGTGTGCCGTGGCCCAGCGCCACACGGGGTAGGTGAAGCGGCTCTCACCGGTGAACTGCCGTACGGTGCGCCGGGCCTGGCCGGCGTCACGGACCGGGTACACCTCGTCCGAACCGGGTTCCACCGGCAGCCTTCTCAGGGCGTCCAGCGAGGTGTACACCGATCCCTCGTCGAGATTGGTGCCCACCAGCAGCGGTACGGCGTGCTGGCGGCCCGAGGCGAAGACGTCGTCCGTGGGCTCGGTCAGCAGGCGACCGTCGACGACCGGGCCGAAGTGGCCCTTGAGGACCAGCTCCACGCCGCTCGTCCGCCGCAGTCCGGTGATGTCCCGGTCCCCGAACTCCCCCGCCCAGCACAGCCCTTGCTTCTGTGCCGCGCTCTGGTCCGGGAGCGGCCCCTCGGCGCGGCCGATGCCCGAGGCGCTCTGCCCGACGGCCGCGCGGAAGAGGGGCCGGGCCGCCGCCGATGCCATGAGGTGGCAGATGTGCGCGGCCCCTGCCGAGTTGCCCGCGAGGGTCACCCGGTCGGGGTCGCCGCCGAAGGCCGCGATGTTCTCGCGGACCCAGGTAAGGGCGGCGACCATGTCGAGCAGGCCGTAGTTGCCGGATGCCCCGAGGTCGTCCTCCGCGGCCAGTTCGGGGTGGGCGAGGAAGCCGAGGGCGCCGAGGCGGTGGTTGAGGGTGACGACGACCAGACCCCGGCGGGCCAGGGCGCGACCGTCGTGCAGGTCCAGCCCGCCGTGCCCGTAGCGGTTGCCGCCGCCGTGGATCCACACCATCACCGGGAGCCCGCGCCCGGCCGGGTCGGGGGTCCACACATTGAGGTAGAGGCAGTCCTCGCTCATCACCAGGGCCCGCCGGTCGGCGAAGTTGGTGTGGTACATGATCGAGTCGCGGGGCGGCTGTGGCTGCAAGGGGGCAGGGCCGAAGTCGTACGCGCGTCTCTCGCCGTCCCAGCCGGCGGCGGGCCGGGGCGGCCGCCAGCGCAGTTCGCCGACCGGTGGCTCGGCGTACGGGATGCCGCGGAAGACGGCGATGCCGGTGTCCCACTCCCCCACGAGCCGCCCGCCCGTGGTGCGCGCGCGGATCACGCCCGCGCCTTGTGCAACACGCCGTCCTTCATGATCGCCACGAGGCGGTCGCGGTCCTGGAGGATGCGGATGTCGGTCAGGGGGTCACCGTCGACGAGGACGAGGTCCGCGAGGAAACCCTCCCGTATGAGGCCGAGTTCGTCCTCCATGTCCATGATCTGGCCCCCGTACTGGGTGGCCGCGCGCAGTGCTTCGGCGGGAGTGAAGCCGAACCACTCGACGAAGAGTTCCAGGTCCCGCAGGTTGCGTCCGACCGGGTTCCAGGCGAAGCCGTAGTCTCCGCCCGGGACGACGCGTATCCCGCGCCTCACGAGTTCGGGCACGACCTGGCGTACGGCCTTGGCGGTCGCCTCGACCTCCATGCCGGGCTCGGGTTCGCTGTCGGCCTCGTACAGGTTGGCGTGGATGATGCCGGGGGTCGGGGCGACGAAGACGCGGTCGCGGGCGGCCTCCAGGAGGTCGAGGGCCTCCTCGTCGGCGAAGGTGCAGTGGTAGAGGGCGCGGATGCCTTGACGTACGGCCATCTTGACGGACTCGGCGGCGTGCGCGTGCGCGGTCAGCCAGACACCGCGCCGCTGGGCGGCGCGTGCCGCGGCGGCCACCTCCTCCTCCGTGAACTGCACGATCCGCGAGCTGCCGGCGACCACCGCGCTCTCGCCGGAGAGCGACAACTTGACGATGTCGACGCCCAGTTCGGCCATGCCCTCGACGAACCGGGCGACCGACTCCGGGTCCGAGGCACGGCCGTCGATGCCCGGGAAGTCGTACACCCCGGGTTCGACCATGCCCGCGCTGCCCTCCCAGGACGCGGCCTTGAGACGCGGCCCCGGCATCCAGCCCTCGGCGAACGCCTTGCGGGCCGCGATCTCCGTGCGGGGCAGCCGGTTGCCGCCCGAGTAGGCGCTGGTGATGCCGTGGTCGAGCAGGACGCGGCCTGCGTGCGCCACCAGCAGGGCCTTCTCCTCGTCCGGTTCGTCGCGGCGCCGGGAGCGGTGCTCGACGGTGGAGCCGAAGCCGAGGTGGGCGTGCGCGTCGACGATCCCGGGGAGCAGGGTGCCACCGCCGCCGTCGATGACGCGGGCCGAACGCCGTTGGCCGGCGGGGATGTTGGGCGCCACAGCGGTGATGCGGCCGCCCTCGACGAGGACCTCCGCGGGGAAGGGATCGCGTCCGGTGCCGTCGAAGACCCGGACGTCGGTGAAGAGGGTCGCGGTCATGGCGGCTCAGCCCCTCCCCCAGAGGGAGTGCCCCCACTCGGCGGGCGGCTCCGCGGTCCCGTACGCGTCCTGCCAGGAGACCACTGGGTTGCGCAGGATGCCGAGGCCCTCGATCTCGGCCTCGACCACGTCGCCCGGGCGGAGGTAGTTGGCGAACGGGTCGGCGGTGCTCGCCGCGACGCCCGCGATGGTGCCGGTGGTGATGAGGTCGCCCGCGCTGTAGATCTGCGGCGAGTGATAGGCGACCAGTTGCGGAATCGACACCGACATCCGGGAGGTGTGGGACTTCTGGCGGACGTCGCCGTTGACCCGCAGCTCCATGTCGAGGTCGTGCGGGTCGTCGATCTCGTCGGCGGTGACGATGTACGGGCCGATGGGGCAGAACGTCTCGATCGCCTTGGAGAAGGAGAAGACGCCCGACTCCATCTCCTTGCGCTGGATGTCGCGCGCGGTGATGTCGTTGAAGACCAGGTATCCGGCGATGTGCTCGGCGGCCTGTTCGGCGGAGAAGAACCGGCCCGGCTTCCCTATGACGACGGCGAGTTCGAGTTCGTAGTCCAGCTCTCGGGTGAGGTTCGCGGGGTACACGACGGGTTCGTCCGGGCCGATGATCGCGTCCACGTTCTGGAAGAAGACGATGCCCTTGTTCACCGGATGGGACCAGTCGACCCGG containing:
- a CDS encoding LysR family transcriptional regulator, translated to MSDSPPPPVDLDLRLVRYFTVVAEHRHFGRAAAALHIAQPSLSRQIRRLEQQLGARLLDRTPQGSRLTEAGEVFLPHAKALLRSAAQASARTRAAAQPSRITIGYTANLIVTPAVRELRRRHPDADVHTLHLPWNEQRAALLDHRVDATVTRLPFPTGQLHVTVLYDEPRALLVPRGHRLAGKGSVTLDDIADEPLPRVSDAAFDAFWRVDPRPDGSRAPDGPFVAAFEDKLEAIATGEAVAIVPADPRVDSLRPDLTTVPLYGVEPSHVVLATRAGDPGRLVAAFRKYAQAHLTGPGPGPAAPDGLG
- a CDS encoding carboxymuconolactone decarboxylase family protein, with product MARLPETDGTGEIAERIRERRGGTLRPLDRMLLHSPQLADGWNSLLGAVRQRIALSADIRELVILRIAVLNRAAYEWTAHEPEARRAGLDDTQLAAVRAENAAEHPELDARHRRVIAYTDAMTRDVHVPEGLFDALRADFSDMELVELTATVAAYNMVSRFLVALDVQPSEP
- a CDS encoding carboxylesterase/lipase family protein is translated as MIRARTTGGRLVGEWDTGIAVFRGIPYAEPPVGELRWRPPRPAAGWDGERRAYDFGPAPLQPQPPRDSIMYHTNFADRRALVMSEDCLYLNVWTPDPAGRGLPVMVWIHGGGNRYGHGGLDLHDGRALARRGLVVVTLNHRLGALGFLAHPELAAEDDLGASGNYGLLDMVAALTWVRENIAAFGGDPDRVTLAGNSAGAAHICHLMASAAARPLFRAAVGQSASGIGRAEGPLPDQSAAQKQGLCWAGEFGDRDITGLRRTSGVELVLKGHFGPVVDGRLLTEPTDDVFASGRQHAVPLLVGTNLDEGSVYTSLDALRRLPVEPGSDEVYPVRDAGQARRTVRQFTGESRFTYPVWRWATAHRASARTWMYRFTRTPPLPAGLDLAAPPDGLPGYGVHHTAELPYVLDNLDQRPWPWSELDRELARTMADAWARFVRTGDPNGGALPAWPVFTGPEVMFFGDTVEAGVFDRLEAMNLLARTARPL
- a CDS encoding amidohydrolase family protein; this translates as MTATLFTDVRVFDGTGRDPFPAEVLVEGGRITAVAPNIPAGQRRSARVIDGGGGTLLPGIVDAHAHLGFGSTVEHRSRRRDEPDEEKALLVAHAGRVLLDHGITSAYSGGNRLPRTEIAARKAFAEGWMPGPRLKAASWEGSAGMVEPGVYDFPGIDGRASDPESVARFVEGMAELGVDIVKLSLSGESAVVAGSSRIVQFTEEEVAAAARAAQRRGVWLTAHAHAAESVKMAVRQGIRALYHCTFADEEALDLLEAARDRVFVAPTPGIIHANLYEADSEPEPGMEVEATAKAVRQVVPELVRRGIRVVPGGDYGFAWNPVGRNLRDLELFVEWFGFTPAEALRAATQYGGQIMDMEDELGLIREGFLADLVLVDGDPLTDIRILQDRDRLVAIMKDGVLHKARA
- a CDS encoding fumarylacetoacetate hydrolase family protein produces the protein MKLVTFDDGLVGRLDGETVVELDVPTTRAFFERDGQVGETGRTFALADVRLRAPIVPKKFFHTAGNFREHHEDLVRVDWSHPVNKGIVFFQNVDAIIGPDEPVVYPANLTRELDYELELAVVIGKPGRFFSAEQAAEHIAGYLVFNDITARDIQRKEMESGVFSFSKAIETFCPIGPYIVTADEIDDPHDLDMELRVNGDVRQKSHTSRMSVSIPQLVAYHSPQIYSAGDLITTGTIAGVAASTADPFANYLRPGDVVEAEIEGLGILRNPVVSWQDAYGTAEPPAEWGHSLWGRG